CCGTAACAGATTTAGGAGTTTCTCCTGCTATGTATAATCGTAATTGCCATGCCTTTTCCATACTATCTTATTTTTTTTGATGGGTTTTAATATTCCTTCCTCTTAATTTTTCAATTTGCATCTTATTCTTTTCTATTACATCGCTTTTTAATTTTTGCTCGATGTGTTCATTTTGTAATTCGTCTTTTATGGATTCAAACTCAGAAGTTAGTCCTGCGATCTTTGCTTGTAATTCTTTTGCCCTTCTTTCAATTTCTTTATTTTTTCTACCTAAAGCATGTTTATTTAAAATCTCTTCTGTTTGTTTTTGCAGTTTATGAGCTTCTCTTGCAGAGCCCGTTAATACTCCATCAGCGCTTAAATAAACATCTTCCAAATGCAATCCATCACCGGTTATAATAAATTCACGAACCTGGTTAGAATGTTTCATTCCGCGACTCTTCATTATATATAAGCCACGGTTACGTTCTCCATTTAATTCTATGTCACGTATCGATATCCATGTATCTACCAACGATGAAACACCTTCGTCTGTCTGTTCATTAACTATATTATTTAATGATAAAGCTGTAAACATTACAGTTATCTGCTCTGTTTGCAAAAAATCGATCAGGCGGGTTAATATGGATTTTACTTCCCCTACATTACCTACAGTAATAAGATTACTTATAGGATCAAGTATGATCGTTTTAGGCTTAAACTGTTTTATCATTTTATAAATGACTACCAAATGCATTTCCAGCCCATGCAGCGTAGGACGTGAAGCATGAAACTTCAAGAATCCCTTATCAATATGTTGCTGAAGATCTACGCCGATCGAGCGCATGTTTCTTATGATCTGTTCGGGCGATTCTTCAAAAGCAAAATAAATACAACGTTCACTTTTTTTACAGATCTGATTGGCAAAACAAGACGCAATACTGGTTTTACCTGTACCTGCTGTCCCTGAAACAAGGATACTGCTGCCTCTAAAAAATCCTTTCCCGTCTAACATTTCATCTAAAGAAGAAATACCTGAACTGATCCTTTGAGAGGAAACCTTTGCCTCAAGTTTTAACGAAGTAACCGGCAGTACCGATATACCATCTTCATCTATCAAAAAAGGATATTCATTGGTACCATGAACCGAGCCTCTGTATTTAATTACTCTTAAACGGCGGGTAGATATTTGATTGTTTACACGATGATCCAATAAGATCACACAGTCAGATACATACTCTTCCAATCCTTCCCTGGTAAGCATTCCGGATCCCTTTTCTCCGGTGATCACAGCAGTAACCTTTTTATCTTTTAACCATTGAAAAAGCCTCCGCAATTCTGCCCTGATGATCGCCTGGTTATTGAGTCCTGAAAAAAGATTTTCGATAGTATCTAATACGACTCTTTTGGCACCTATACTTTTTATGGCATGGTCAAGCCTGATAAAAAGTCCATCGAGATCATATTCCCCAGTCTCTTCGATTTCGCTCCGTTCAATATGAACATAATCGATTCTTATTTTATTTTGAGTAACCAGTTTTTTTAAATCAAACCCTAATGACGTTACGTTTGCTGTTAGCTCTTCTGCCTTTTCTTCAAAAGCAACGAATACTCCCGGCTGATTATATTGCGTGGCTCCTCGTATAAGAAACTCCATGGAAAATAATGTTTTTCCGCAACCGGCTTCACCACAAATTAAGGTTGTTCTACCTGCAGGTAAACCACCATTTGTAATTTCATCGAAACCGTTTATACCTGTTAATACTTTAGGAAGAGAAAATAACTTTGAAGGGATAGTCTTTTTAATCATTTAATGAAAACTTTATTAATTAATCTAAGATAATTTGAAAAAAAGGTATAACTACTAAAAATTTATGCTAATTAAAAAATTGTAGATTTTCTTCCCCAACATGGCTTATTTTATGAACAGCAAATAATATGCAAAACTTTATAATACAGGTTTGCCATTATTTGTAAGAACTATTGCTATCATTCTTTGATTACATTATAATAAGATGATGCAACGTGAAAAATCTACAAATAAGAACAAGAGTATGATAAACTGCTATTCTTTCTACCTGCTTTACCCCTTGTCGTGGTGGAGTGATGCAAATAAAGGCGTTAGCACAGGCTAAATATTCGCTACATATAAAATCTGCCTGAAGGGAAGAATCTATTTTTATCTTTAAGCCAATAAAAAATACACAATGGAGACAACAAATATTATTAGCAGTAGCATACTACTACCTCAAACTTTAATTACGGTATTCTTTACATGGCGTATAAATAAAACGCTGGGATTGAAAGCATCACATAGAAATGATGAAAGAAATGCTGTAATTGAATTTTATTCTAAATACCAACAATGGTTTTTTACTATTATTCAAACAAATATTGGTATGGGAGGAATTGATTATTTAAAAGAAATTATAAAAAATAGAATTACAATGGATAGCTTTTATGCAGAATCGGGAATTAGCCAGGCAAAAGTAAAACTGCTTGTAAAGGATAAGTCAATTGTTGAATTAACAGAAAAAATAAATCTGGAACTTTATAATTTTCATATAAGATGGGAAGGTGATTATTCAAGTTTAAGATTCAATCTTGAAGACTACCATAAAATGTTTATAGAAAAGTATAAGAAAGAACAAAATGAATCTGAACTTGAGATTAAAGAAAATACCGAAGAACGAAAAGAAATAATTAACAGAATGATAAATAAAAGAGAAGAATTCAAAAAAAGAATACTAGCCTTAGATAACGAATTTACCAATAAGGTAAAAATATATCTTACTCACTAAAAAAATAAAAACCCGCTACCAGAGCGGGCTTTTTGTCATTTTTGCGGACCGGACGGGACTCGAACCCGCGACCTCTGCCGTGACAGGGCAGCATTCTAACCAACTGAACTACCGATCCTTACCTTAAACAAATATTTTTTGTTTTCGGGAGTGCAAAGATATAGGTTTTTTGTTCTCAGAAAAAAATTCTGTGAATAAAAAAATCAGCATTGTTATTTTAGGTTTATCATTCTTATTTTCACTACTTTATCTTTGCACAAAGAAAATTATTTACAATGCCTAAATCAGAAAGCCGGCAATACCTGGATTTTGAAAAACCCATCAGGGAATTATACGAACATATAGAGCAATTAAAGGAAGGTGCCGTAAAGACCAAAACCGATATGTCGGATTCTATTGCCGCACTCGAAAATAAAGTAATTGAAACCAAGCGAACACTTACTCAAAACTTAACGCCTTGGCAAAGGGTTCAATTAAGTCGCCACCCGGAACGCCCTTATACCTTAAAGTATATTGAGAAAATGACGGATAAATTCATTGAATTACATGGCGATAGAAATGTAAAAGATGATAAGGCAATGGTGGGCGGTTTTGCTGAACTTGATGGTGAAACCGTAATGATCATTGGCCAGCAAAAGGGAATCAATACCAAACTACGTCAATTAAGAAATTTCGGTATGGCAAACCCCGAGGGCTACCGGAAAGCATTGCGCTTAATGAAGCTCGCCGAAAAGTTCAATAAGCCTGTCATTACATTGATTGATACCCCCGGCGCATATCCCGGTTTGGAGGCAGAAGAACGTGGACAGGGAGAAGCCATTGCACGTAATATCTATGAGATGATCCGCCTGAAGGTGCCGGTTATCTGCGTTGTTATTGGTGAGGGTGCAAGCGGCGGTGCCTTAGGCATTGGTGTTGGCGACAGGGTATATATGATGGAGAACACGTGGTACACTGTTATTTCGCCTGAAAGCTGCAGCAGCATTTTATGGCGCAGCTGGGATAAAAAAGAGAAAGCAGCGGAGCAACTTCGTTTAACCGCTAACGATATGTTGCAATTTGGTTTGGTAGATGGTGTAATTCCTGAACCATTAGGCGGCGCTCATTGGGATTATACTGAAGCTGCTTCTATTTTAAAGAATTTCCTTATGCCGATTATAAAGGAATTAAAAACAATAGACCCGGAACAAAGATGTAACCAACGCATAGAAAAGTTTGGCAAGATGGGCTTTTGGCAAGAGACAGCTCTTACACAATAAAAGCCCATAACAAAACAGATGAAGGCTTAATAGTAGCAATGGCGACGAACGTATTGTGACACAACGATGCTGAATTAAGAACTACTCCTTGTATCAAAATAAAAATTATTTTTTAATCGCTACTAATTAATGGAACGCATTATGCTAAAAATAGGTGTATTGGGTGTTGGGCATTTAGGTAAGTTTCATTTGAACAACTGGAAAGAAATTGAAGGTGTGGAACTGGTTGGTTTTTTTGACCCTGATGATAATGTATCTGACCAGGTGGTTGAAAAATACAATTTAAAACGTTTTGCTACAGCAGCCGAACTAATTGAGGCGGCAGATGCCGTAGATATTGTAGCCCCTACGTCTCACCATTTTGAGTTATGCAAGGCTGCTATATTAAAAGGAAAGCATGTATTTGTTGAAAAGCCTTTGGCAAACACAATGGAAGAAGCCAGAGAGTTGGTAAAACTGGTAAAGGAAGCTAATATAAAATTTCAGATCGGGCATGTAGAACGGTTCAATCCCGCTTTTTTAGCATTGAAAAAATATTCATTGCAACCTATGTTCATTGAAGTGCACCGCCTGGCACAATTTAATCCGAGAGGTACAGATGTAAGTGTAATACTGGACCTGATGATCCATGACATTGACATTATTTTAAGTTTGGTAAAAAGCAATGTAAAATCCATCTCAGCAAATGGCGTAGCTGTAGTAAGTGATACACCGGATATTGCCAACGTTCGTATTGAGTTTGATAATGGATGTGTAGCAAACCTTACCAGCAGTCGCATTTCAATGAAAAAAATGCGCAAGATGCGTTTGTTTCAAAAAGATGCCTATATAGGCATTGATTTTTTAGAGAAAAAAACCGAGATCATAAAATTGAATGTGCCGGACGATACCAATGTTTTTACTTTTGATATAGAAACAACTACCGGAAAAAAAACGATTGCCATAGCGAACCCTGTGGTGAAAGATGGCAATGCCATTAAGATGGAACTGGAAGATTTCCGTAATGCTATTGTGCAAAATATCAACACTTCAGTTACCGTTTTAGATGGCTTCAGAGCAATGGATGTAGCGCACCAGATATTAGAAAAAACCGGAACCAACAGCTTGCCTTAATTTTCATACCTACTTATAAAAAATTGAATCAATCAAGGATAAATATTAAGTGGTATATCATTGTTGATATTTTAACAGCAGTACTTACCTGGGTTTGTTTTTATTATTTACGTACACTTATTTACGGTTGCGCTTTCACCATACCCCCTGGCTTTTATTTAGGATTATTTTTATACACCGCTGGCTGGCTCTCATTGCATTTTTTAACAGGGGCTTATGAATCCATTTACCGAAAAACCATACTGGACGAGGTTTTTAAAACAATACTTACATGCACCATCGGTTGCTTGCTATTGCTTTTCTTTTTTATTTTAAAAAACCCGCTTGTTAATAATGATGATTATTACCTGGAGTTTTTTAGCTTACTCGTTCCCGTTACTCTTTTAACAATTCTATTGCGTTTGCCTTTTTTAATAAAAGCCAAAAATCAATTATGGAATAAAAAAGTTTACTATAACACCTTATTGATCGGGACTGAGAAAAGTGTATCGCAATTCTATCAATCGCTTATCAACTCAAAAACAAGAGGCTACCGGATCACCAGCTTTTTAAGCATCAACGGCAATAAAGAAGCTATACTCCCCTCCAACATCAATCAATATAATAATCTTGACGATATTACTTCCATTATCGATCTTAATAAGATTGAAGAAGTGATCATTACGGTTGATAAAACAGACAGAACCTTACTCACACGCATTTTACAAAGGCTTAGCGATAAAAATGTAAACATCAAAATAACTCCCGATACGGTTGACATTATCAGCGGCGCTATTAAAACAAAAAACCTTTCAGGCATTCCGTTGATCGATGTTCATAGCGGACAATTACCTGTTTGGCAAAAAAATATCAAGCGTTTTATCGATATCATTGCAGCTGTTTTAGGAATCATTTTTCTATCTCCTTTATTGATCTTTACTGCCATTCGTACAAGATTATCATCCAAAGGGGCCATCCTTTTTTTGCAGGAAAGAATTGGTTATAAGGGCAAGCCTTTTACCATCTTTAAATTCAGAAGCATGGTGCAGGATGCGGAAAAGGATGGACCTGCTTTAAGCAGCACTGATG
The Ferruginibacter albus DNA segment above includes these coding regions:
- the kaiC gene encoding circadian clock protein KaiC, giving the protein MIKKTIPSKLFSLPKVLTGINGFDEITNGGLPAGRTTLICGEAGCGKTLFSMEFLIRGATQYNQPGVFVAFEEKAEELTANVTSLGFDLKKLVTQNKIRIDYVHIERSEIEETGEYDLDGLFIRLDHAIKSIGAKRVVLDTIENLFSGLNNQAIIRAELRRLFQWLKDKKVTAVITGEKGSGMLTREGLEEYVSDCVILLDHRVNNQISTRRLRVIKYRGSVHGTNEYPFLIDEDGISVLPVTSLKLEAKVSSQRISSGISSLDEMLDGKGFFRGSSILVSGTAGTGKTSIASCFANQICKKSERCIYFAFEESPEQIIRNMRSIGVDLQQHIDKGFLKFHASRPTLHGLEMHLVVIYKMIKQFKPKTIILDPISNLITVGNVGEVKSILTRLIDFLQTEQITVMFTALSLNNIVNEQTDEGVSSLVDTWISIRDIELNGERNRGLYIMKSRGMKHSNQVREFIITGDGLHLEDVYLSADGVLTGSAREAHKLQKQTEEILNKHALGRKNKEIERRAKELQAKIAGLTSEFESIKDELQNEHIEQKLKSDVIEKNKMQIEKLRGRNIKTHQKK
- a CDS encoding acetyl-CoA carboxylase carboxyltransferase subunit alpha produces the protein MPKSESRQYLDFEKPIRELYEHIEQLKEGAVKTKTDMSDSIAALENKVIETKRTLTQNLTPWQRVQLSRHPERPYTLKYIEKMTDKFIELHGDRNVKDDKAMVGGFAELDGETVMIIGQQKGINTKLRQLRNFGMANPEGYRKALRLMKLAEKFNKPVITLIDTPGAYPGLEAEERGQGEAIARNIYEMIRLKVPVICVVIGEGASGGALGIGVGDRVYMMENTWYTVISPESCSSILWRSWDKKEKAAEQLRLTANDMLQFGLVDGVIPEPLGGAHWDYTEAASILKNFLMPIIKELKTIDPEQRCNQRIEKFGKMGFWQETALTQ
- a CDS encoding Gfo/Idh/MocA family protein, translated to MERIMLKIGVLGVGHLGKFHLNNWKEIEGVELVGFFDPDDNVSDQVVEKYNLKRFATAAELIEAADAVDIVAPTSHHFELCKAAILKGKHVFVEKPLANTMEEARELVKLVKEANIKFQIGHVERFNPAFLALKKYSLQPMFIEVHRLAQFNPRGTDVSVILDLMIHDIDIILSLVKSNVKSISANGVAVVSDTPDIANVRIEFDNGCVANLTSSRISMKKMRKMRLFQKDAYIGIDFLEKKTEIIKLNVPDDTNVFTFDIETTTGKKTIAIANPVVKDGNAIKMELEDFRNAIVQNINTSVTVLDGFRAMDVAHQILEKTGTNSLP
- a CDS encoding sugar transferase, yielding MNQSRINIKWYIIVDILTAVLTWVCFYYLRTLIYGCAFTIPPGFYLGLFLYTAGWLSLHFLTGAYESIYRKTILDEVFKTILTCTIGCLLLLFFFILKNPLVNNDDYYLEFFSLLVPVTLLTILLRLPFLIKAKNQLWNKKVYYNTLLIGTEKSVSQFYQSLINSKTRGYRITSFLSINGNKEAILPSNINQYNNLDDITSIIDLNKIEEVIITVDKTDRTLLTRILQRLSDKNVNIKITPDTVDIISGAIKTKNLSGIPLIDVHSGQLPVWQKNIKRFIDIIAAVLGIIFLSPLLIFTAIRTRLSSKGAILFLQERIGYKGKPFTIFKFRSMVQDAEKDGPALSSTDDPRITNWGKVMRKWRLDELPQLWNILKGEMSLVGPRPERKFYVDQIVQQHPEYKYLFKVKPGLSSWGMVKFGYASSVDEMIQRMQYDLLYIENVSIILDLEIMLLTLRIIFAGKGK